Proteins encoded by one window of Myxococcus guangdongensis:
- a CDS encoding sigma-54-dependent transcriptional regulator: MAPAQPLLLVDDDAAFRKVYGSLLRDAGYEVVEAGDRPSARAAFDARDFPLVLLDLMLPPDGSVSAGLEGLAALLDARPGAKVIVVSGAGDTRHSLEAIRLGAHDFLTKPVDPDVLLVVVQRALARVTLERRVETLRTSLERASADAAMVGQSAPFLAAVSLAERVAASDLPVLVTGENGTGKELLARTVHLKSRRHAGPFIPVNCGALPETLLESALFGHVKGSFTGATKDHRGLFAEADGGTLFLDELGDMTPSLQVKVLRALETGDLLPVGADRPVHVDVRLVTATHRDLGRMLQEGAFREDLYWRVKGVEVRLPPLRERASDLPLLAKHFLNQCAHLCPDGRARLLSEAAAEALAAHGWPGNLRELRHEMQRASVLAGERRELQPEDLSFTGSERPRASASSGTTLAAKVEALERREIESALERCHNNRTHTAEALGLSRQGLLKKLERYGLT, from the coding sequence ATGGCCCCCGCCCAGCCGCTGCTGCTCGTCGACGACGACGCCGCCTTCCGCAAGGTCTACGGCAGCCTGCTGCGTGACGCGGGCTACGAAGTGGTCGAGGCCGGCGACCGTCCCTCCGCTCGCGCCGCCTTCGACGCGCGCGACTTCCCCCTGGTCCTGCTGGACCTGATGCTGCCGCCCGATGGCAGCGTCTCCGCGGGCCTGGAGGGACTGGCCGCGCTGCTCGATGCGAGGCCCGGCGCCAAGGTCATCGTCGTCTCCGGCGCGGGCGACACCCGCCACTCACTGGAGGCCATCCGCCTGGGCGCGCATGACTTCCTCACCAAGCCGGTGGACCCGGACGTGCTGCTCGTCGTCGTGCAGCGCGCGCTCGCCCGCGTGACGCTGGAGCGGCGCGTGGAGACGCTGCGCACGTCCCTGGAGCGCGCCTCGGCGGACGCGGCGATGGTGGGGCAGAGCGCCCCGTTCCTCGCCGCCGTGTCGCTGGCCGAGCGCGTGGCCGCCAGTGATTTGCCCGTCCTCGTCACGGGCGAGAACGGCACGGGCAAGGAGCTGCTCGCGCGCACCGTGCACCTCAAGAGCCGTCGCCACGCGGGGCCCTTCATCCCGGTCAACTGCGGCGCGCTGCCGGAGACGCTGCTGGAGAGCGCGCTCTTCGGCCACGTGAAGGGCAGCTTCACCGGCGCCACGAAAGACCACCGCGGACTCTTCGCGGAAGCGGACGGCGGCACGCTGTTCCTCGACGAGCTGGGGGACATGACGCCCTCGCTCCAGGTCAAGGTGCTGCGCGCGCTGGAGACCGGCGACCTCCTCCCGGTGGGCGCGGACCGCCCCGTCCACGTCGACGTGCGTCTCGTCACCGCCACGCACCGCGATTTGGGCCGCATGCTCCAGGAGGGCGCCTTCCGCGAAGACCTCTACTGGCGCGTCAAGGGCGTGGAGGTCCGCCTGCCGCCGCTGCGCGAGCGCGCCTCCGACCTGCCGCTGCTCGCCAAGCACTTCCTCAACCAGTGCGCGCACCTGTGTCCGGATGGGAGGGCGCGGCTGTTGTCGGAGGCCGCCGCGGAGGCGCTCGCCGCACACGGCTGGCCCGGCAACCTGCGCGAGCTTCGCCACGAGATGCAGCGCGCGTCCGTGCTGGCCGGAGAGCGCCGCGAGCTCCAGCCCGAGGACCTGTCCTTCACCGGCAGCGAGCGGCCTCGCGCGAGCGCGTCGAGTGGCACCACCCTGGCCGCCAAGGTGGAGGCGCTGGAGCGGCGTGAAATCGAGAGCGCGCTCGAGCGCTGTCACAACAACCGCACGCACACCGCGGAGGCGCTCGGCCTGTCGCGGCAGGGGCTGCTCAAGAAGCTGGAGCGCTACGGCCTGACGTGA
- the mutM gene encoding bifunctional DNA-formamidopyrimidine glycosylase/DNA-(apurinic or apyrimidinic site) lyase, with product MAEVPEVEIITRDLRQAVVGRRIADVEVLVPAAVRFPSPEDFVTALRGRRIVEARRRAKFILLGLDAGQTLALHFMLWGELSLRPAGGDRPSETLVILTLEDGEALYLTDTLGYARVAVGPTAELSARLKLEELGPEVLDTAFTPEVLARRLGRRRSPLKTVLLNQRIIAGLGNRDADESLWRAGLDPRRLVTSLSRDEVSRLHQAMRTVLEEGLALRGTQRDLFGVKGQAKHRRNVFERTGAPCPACDTPITHERVGGRNTHWCPRCQPEEGAATAPTQGVLW from the coding sequence ATGGCCGAGGTCCCCGAAGTCGAAATCATCACCCGTGACTTGCGTCAGGCCGTCGTTGGCCGGCGTATCGCCGACGTCGAGGTGCTCGTGCCCGCGGCGGTCCGCTTCCCTTCGCCGGAGGATTTCGTCACGGCGCTGCGCGGACGCAGAATCGTGGAGGCGCGGCGACGGGCCAAGTTCATCCTGTTGGGGCTCGATGCCGGACAGACGCTCGCCCTCCACTTCATGCTCTGGGGCGAGCTGTCATTGCGGCCGGCAGGCGGAGACCGCCCCTCCGAGACGCTCGTCATCCTGACGTTGGAGGACGGCGAGGCGCTCTACCTCACGGACACGCTGGGCTACGCGCGCGTGGCGGTGGGACCCACGGCGGAGCTGTCCGCGCGGTTGAAGCTCGAGGAGCTGGGGCCGGAGGTGCTCGACACGGCCTTCACGCCCGAGGTGCTCGCGCGTCGGCTCGGTCGGCGCAGGAGCCCGCTCAAGACGGTGCTGCTCAACCAGCGCATCATCGCAGGGCTGGGCAACCGGGACGCGGACGAGAGCCTGTGGCGCGCGGGACTCGACCCACGGCGTCTGGTGACCTCGCTGTCTCGCGACGAGGTGTCGCGGTTGCACCAGGCGATGCGAACCGTGCTCGAGGAGGGGCTCGCGTTGCGAGGCACGCAGCGGGACTTGTTCGGCGTGAAGGGCCAGGCGAAGCACCGCCGCAACGTCTTCGAGCGCACCGGCGCCCCCTGTCCGGCCTGCGACACCCCCATCACCCACGAGCGCGTCGGAGGCAGGAACACGCACTGGTGCCCCCGCTGTCAGCCCGAGGAGGGTGCCGCCACCGCGCCGACCCAGGGCGTCCTCTGGTAG